From Syngnathus typhle isolate RoL2023-S1 ecotype Sweden linkage group LG5, RoL_Styp_1.0, whole genome shotgun sequence:
GATTGGTTGGAATGTGATCCTGGAGAATATGATTGGTGGTGCTGCTGTGGCACGGGCATGGAGTGGCTATTTGGACTCGATTTTTAACCACGCCATCCAGAACTTTACCGAAAGTCACATAATGCGATGGGACGTGCCCTTCCTTGCCCACTACCCTGACATACTTGCAGCCGGGATTCTATTGGTTGCCtcactttttatttccttcGGAGTTCAAGTGTCCTCCTACCTTAATCATATCTTTTCCACTATCAGTATGTGTGTTGTAGTTTTTATCCTAATCTTTGGATTTATGTTGGCGGAACCAGCAAACTGGAGCCAGAAGGAAGGAGGGTTTTCACCTTTTGGATGGTCTGGAATTTTGGCAGGCTCAGCCACATGCTTCTACGCATTTGTAGGTTTTGATGTGATCGCTTCCTCAAGTGAGGAGGCCAAGAATCCACAAAAGGCTATTCCCATCGCCACAGCAATTTCGCTTGGACTGGCAGCAACGGCCTACATCCTGGTGTCCACGGTGCTTACATTAATAGTTCCCTGGCATACGCTGGACCCCAACTCGGCTCTGGCAGATGCATTTTTCCGCCGGGGTTACAGCTGGGCTGGAATTATTGTGGCAGTGGGTTCCATCTGTGGTGAGTGTGAAACCTGTGGTTCACGTAACAGAGATAATGAGTGTGCACAcgaatacagtggaacctcaaagAGTCAACCTCCAATATGTTTGAATTTATAATACAATTTTGCCAAAGgaatctataaaaaaaaaaaacacagtcgtCAAAATGATAATGTGAAAGCACTGTTACCCTTTAGGCACCATTTTTTCTGTAAGAAAAGAGGCAGTTTTGCTCTCACTATTTGTTTATGAAGGTTGTAGCATGCTGTAAATCTTGCTTGCTGCAATTTTGATACTTTGGCACAACTAGAACCAGGACGGAGATGTATCACTTTTTACATCAGTCAAGCCATTCTACTTTGGAGGTTCCGCTGTGTTCTTTTGTAATGCTTTACTAATGGGTCTCTCTTCTTTCCTCCAGCCATGAACACCGTGCTGCTCTGTAATCTTTTCTCCCTCCCTCGGATTGTGTACGCCATGGCAGAAGATGGGTTGTTCTTTAAATTTTTTGCACGTGTCAATCCTGTCACCAAAGTCCCCGTCAATGCTATTCTGGTTTTTGGCGTCCTCATGGCCATCCTGGCTCTCATCTTCGATCTGGAGGCTTTGGTTCAGTTCTTGTCTATTGGAACCCTCCTAGCCTACACCTTTGTAGCAGCCAGCGTTATCGTGCTCCGCTTCCAGCCCGAGAAGAAACGCTCCAAAGAAACTTCATCCACATCTCCAACTCTAACCGCTGAACCTTCCCCTGCGCCCTCAGAATGCCAGAACATATCAGAGGACAGTGGCGAGCTGAAACAGTATGAATCCTTCTCTGACAAGCTCCAGCTGGTGGAGAGGCAGAAGACGAGAGAGCGCAGGGGTGTGGGGCAGCTGAAGGCCTTTTGGGAACCATACCTGGGCCGGCTGCTGGGCAACTGCGAGCCAGGGGAGGCGGTGGCCATCTGTGTACTGGGTGTGTTAGTGACCTCAGTTTCCTTTTGTGGCGTACTTGTATTTGGCGTCACGGAGCTGCAACTTCCAAGATGGTGCTATATCATCCTGCTGGTGATTTTTAGTCTCGCTTATGTTCTCTGCCTGGCAGTCATATGGCTTCATGAGCCACAAGCAAACACCAAAACATTCCAGGTAAGCGCTTTGAGTAATCAAACACAATCAAGGCACACCTCCATGctgtttgtattttgtcaaTCCAGGGTGTCTCAAAATGTCACTGTGcgctcccttttttttctttatcgtGTCAGGTATCATTTAGACGGACATGAGGCCTTTAGCTTTTGACAGTTTAGGCTTTGCAGTTTTTGTCCTATCAGTTCCTTGCCCATGGCTCACTAATCGACTAATTTAAgcagtgttttctttttcttttttgcaagtAGTCTCTCTTCTTTCATACCATGTGACTGTCAGAGTAAGAATTTTTAACTTTACTCTTAATAAGCAACCTCATTTTTCGGTTAATGTtagctttatttttcaaaagcaaTGTATGTCTTGACTaagttgcgtgtgtgtgtgttttttttttttttttttttgtaggtaccTCTGGTTCCACTTACTCCAGGCGTCAGTATTCTCATTAATGTATTCCTTATGATGAAGCTCAGTCCCCTAACCTGGATTAGGTTCACTATCTGGATTGCTGTAGGTAAGAGgatgctatttatttatttatttttcagtagTCTTCAGGTCAGAATTCTAACTGGCATTCTAAATAATGcttaaattatttttgtcataAAATATTCTATTTTCTTGTCAGCCAGATATAGCCCTATTTCACATACACTGAACTACGACACTAGCTAAAACTATCCCCAAGTGCTTCACCATTCACGTTTAACAGATCTTCAAACTTTCATGATGTAAACAGATTCTTGGTGCCCCAAATTTTCTGAACTTGTCAGTACTCTGGTGAGCACAGTTCTCAGGGTTTAAATTTGTTAGAATACACTTGCTAATTTTCACAGCGTGCACTAGTTTTATCCGCCGCTTGTCCCTAATATGTCCCTAAAATGAAACTTCCTGATCTAAATTACCCcctccatctttttttccaATTGACAATAAGcgacttttatttttgtcaacaaATGTTATTtaacccccctcaaaaaaaaaaagacccatatTTTGTCAACAAATGTAACGATTATTTCTATTTGGCCAACACTCAACTCAACACCTTTTTTGTGTACAGTAATCCACCgcttcctccattttttttttacctcctcttctgatttgaaatgttcatgctgtgtctctgtAGGTCTCTTAGTGTATTTTAGCTATGGAATTCGGCACAGTAAAGAGGGATTGAGAGAGCTGCAGCCCAAAGACATGGCTGCCCGGTATGTTGTGCTCCCCAGCGGTAGCCTGGTAGAAACCGTGGAGTCTATCCAGCCCGAACAAGCGGATACCTCAGCGCCATGCGTTAACCCGACGTTGACAACTGAGGAGTTTGCTGGAAGAAGATGATGTGTGACCGAATCTAATGATCACACCTGCCTGGTTTCTGATGTCTTCTTTATCCTCATTGTTGCTTTTTACACTGCAGACTGGCTTCTTTGCTTTCTGTACGCATCACTCTGCAAGTATAAGCACACCAAAGGGTAGGATATGCATCCTCTGTCTTGTTGTGAAGGATATTTGTATTTCTTGTCATACTCAAATACAAAGTTGAGACCCTTTTAGTCGAATATATCTCATCAAATATATGGAAAATCACAAGAGGCTGAAAGTTATATACTGTATGGTGCTTTTTTTCCCTGTGACAGCCTTTGTTTAGATAAACGGTTGTCTTTGTTATTTTCGAATGGACCTTTAACAGCAAACCAAAAATGTCTAGACACCTAGTTAACATAATCAGAAGTTCCAGTATGTGTTGTATTTTTCTGCAGTCCGTCGGAGAAATGATTGttctaaattattatttttcataaCCTCTTCACAAGCCTCCACTGTCACAGACTTAGAGAATGTGGATCTCTTAGCACAGTTCTCATTATGGTACATCTCAACTGCCCTGCCCTGAATGTAATTGATTATCACTTTTTCATTTCTTACACTGTATTAtgttcttatttattatttattttcaacaattgtggggtttttttcaagTTTTGTGTTTCTGCGACAGTGATTTTTTTGTGCATGGGAAATATGAACACGCGCTTCCAACTGAAAGAGTTCATTGCTTCATCTAATCTCCTGAATCTCATGACCCCGTTCTCTCTTGTGTCACAATTAGTTTTTCCCTTCAGGCACTGTTGAGCAGCAATCCTTTCCTATGTCACGAGAGCATAAACATAAATGTCAAAGCTTATAGTCAAGACATTTTAGCACAAAGTTCAAATctttcagaatttttttttcccctagacTACGGTTATCTTTAAATGCGTTTCATCTGTGCAAGGCCTCCTTATTCCCAGATTTGGGGGTGTCACCAGTCTGACCTTGCAGAAGATAAACATATCACCTAATATGCTGTTGGCTATCTGTACATTCCCACAGTCTGCACTTGTGCAGACTGTCAAGTATCTAATGTTAATGtatgtttattttcatttcatatcTGCTTAGGAAACCAATGGCCTTACGCATGTGAATCAAGATGATGGATTTATGAAGTGGTTAATAAAGATATAAAGGTATAAAATTCTTTCTGTTCTCAAATAAGATTGCATACCACATCATACACATTGTGATTTATTATTACAATGTGTAAAACCAAATGCTGACCCGGAACAGAATGTAAATGGTGAAGCATTAGAAAAAGTTGTGAGGACCCAGAGAATTCGAAAATTTTTGCACACTATTTATAAAGGAACtatacttttttttgtgtgtgtgaggggggactTGGGGTGCACAGATAGTATTTTCCTAACTACTATTATGATTTTCCTGCATGTCACAGTCTCAATTTCTTGGTTCTGTCTGTATGAAAGTGTCGTCACGTATTGcatagaaaataaatgttttgaagcAGTATTTGGAAATGTCTACATTTTGTACCGTTTCTGACATATTCAATCCAGgtcttatgatttatttttacacaTATCAGGGATGtcaatttttacattattacaacaaaaactacacacacacacacacacaggtacacagACCGGAACTAGAATTTCTTTCTATATAGCAACTTGCTGCAACAATTTCCACTGTATTAATGATCCTTGATTTAGATTCAGTGTTATTTACGAGATTTTCCTACTGACATTTCAAGACTCACTTTTCATTAAAATATCTGAATGACTTCATTACTGTGATTCAATCACAGACCTGTGGCATCAAGTGAAAAAGCTTAAGACTTTGAATTACACGCCTGATGACACAACTATATAGCTGTGACAATGTCAGGGATTAACCCAAAGGTCATGAGCTGTCCTTTAGGTAATTGGAACAATACATGGTCGACTAGTGTTGCAACGATACACTTCCCGTCATATTAATCAGGTGTTCAAAAAAAGTAATAAACATTTGAAGCACTCTTAAACTATTTGTCTGAGGGGATGTGACAGAATAGAGCGCAAAATGTCTGTATACAGGCATTTGAAAATGTGACCCGTTGATAGAAAATCTACTTGACTATGCAATAAATGAGGGATTTTTAATCTTTGTCACTGATTACTTAAATAAATTACCAAAATAACTTAACAGTCAAAGAGAGCAACTGCAGTGATTCCACACAGTATGAAACCTCTGAGTACTTTTGCTGTCATGGAGattcatttgtctttttaaaatcaGTGCCATCATTAAACAACAAAGCACATCTGGAGCACATTCGGTGGCATTCAAGCCACACACTCCTGATATGTTTGATATTAATGGATATCCTTTATAGTTTCTTTTCCTGTTGTTTGGTTATTTATAGGCTCAGCTCTTTGAAAACACGTGAGTAATTATTCAATTCATTAAGAATATatgtatacacatatatatatatatacatcagAGGCATTTAAAATGCCAGTGCGTGGATGTTCAACCATATTTATGTTATAAAAtaagtttttaaaaaatacaccCTTTTACGATTCGATTTGATTTTACAggcaaatatttacaaaatgttCAATAATCACTGGAGCGCTTGATACAAACCAAATTCAAAGATTCATTTTTTCCTCTGTTTTAAGCTCCTGTTTTGAGGTAAGGCTGAGGTTTTGGGTGTGTTTCGTGTCTGAGCTATAGCACCGGTGGAACTGATGTTGGGGTGAAGGGCTTGTATAAAAATGCTGGGGGATGATAAGGGTGACAGACAATCTGCTGCCCTCGATGACATGCAACCACGTCTGTCGCCTCTGTCACTGTTTCCCAACCACGGTGCCCTGTAGTTCTGCCTGCTGCTGGAATGAAGAAATAAAGCAATGTCAGAAACTGAAAAATATATGATTGATCGTTTATAAACATCACTGAAATCAGTTATACTCACAATGGACTCCTCTGCATTTGTGTCAGGTAGTCCATTTGTTTGACTGGTGGGCTGGCTGGAGAGGAGCTATTGATTTGCAGAGGGGAGCTTTCCTGTTGATTAGGTGTGCTCTGTGGATTACAACAAACTAGCATTAGAACACCGGATTTCCATTCGCATCAACAAGGCATGGCACTAATACAGACATGAACCTTCTAATTGTATGTGAACGGACCAAGAATAACCagaaacgagagagagagagagagagagagagagagagagagagagagagagagagagagagagagagagagagagagagagagagagagagagagagagagagagagagagagagagagagagagagagagagaaggctgTGATAGTTGATTTGAAAATTGCATTCTATAACATCTCAATGCCGGTTTAGTTTTTAATGAATTGTTCAGTCCTAGTAGTTAATTTTGCTCGGTTTATTCATGTTATTgaaattttaattaattaaacacAATTAAGCGTAAAAGTGCAATCTAAATAGGATGGTTCATTCTTGGTGGGTATCTGCATTCTAAGCCATTCTTGTTTTAGTGTATTAGTCCTACTTTGACAGCATTATGCTGGGTTACCTTCCTTAACTTCACAAGACTGCCATGAAGGCTTGCGTTCTCCTTCTCCAGCACGCCAATGCGAATGTAGTTTGCCTGCAACTGCTGCTCCATATCCAATAGCACATTGCCCGTACCTTGAGAAGATTCCAAGaatcaaaaaaatacaaaaaggaaTATTCATGATTAACCGTTTTCCCATCCTGCATATACAGACGTAATAATGACAAAAGTGTGTACTCTTTGGTTGGGCATGCGCCAGGGGGCTGAGTTCTGGGAAAGCCACCAACAACCTCTCCTTGTCTTTGAACGATTTCACACTTTCCTTGAGCTCAGCCACACTGCCCTGGAAATGCTCTATTTGTGTCTGTAGTGTCTGCTTCTCACTCTGTAGCTCTGAACAATGATCCTGTTAGGAAATGAATACCAAATAACGGTAGTACTGAAAATTTGTGGCACAAATAGGtgaaagattcaagattcaagagtttttattcgccaagATTTGAGGGAATAGGTCGAGAATCATTAAAATACC
This genomic window contains:
- the slc7a4 gene encoding cationic amino acid transporter 4 — translated: MATCQQGCTPAVRLCQRLNRLKTLDDDMMATSLKRCLSTLDLTLLGVGGMVGSGLYVLTGTVAKDMVGPAVILSFVFAGFASLLAAFCYAEFGARIPKTGSAYMFTYVSVGEVWAFLIGWNVILENMIGGAAVARAWSGYLDSIFNHAIQNFTESHIMRWDVPFLAHYPDILAAGILLVASLFISFGVQVSSYLNHIFSTISMCVVVFILIFGFMLAEPANWSQKEGGFSPFGWSGILAGSATCFYAFVGFDVIASSSEEAKNPQKAIPIATAISLGLAATAYILVSTVLTLIVPWHTLDPNSALADAFFRRGYSWAGIIVAVGSICAMNTVLLCNLFSLPRIVYAMAEDGLFFKFFARVNPVTKVPVNAILVFGVLMAILALIFDLEALVQFLSIGTLLAYTFVAASVIVLRFQPEKKRSKETSSTSPTLTAEPSPAPSECQNISEDSGELKQYESFSDKLQLVERQKTRERRGVGQLKAFWEPYLGRLLGNCEPGEAVAICVLGVLVTSVSFCGVLVFGVTELQLPRWCYIILLVIFSLAYVLCLAVIWLHEPQANTKTFQVPLVPLTPGVSILINVFLMMKLSPLTWIRFTIWIAVGLLVYFSYGIRHSKEGLRELQPKDMAARYVVLPSGSLVETVESIQPEQADTSAPCVNPTLTTEEFAGRR